The Planctomycetota bacterium DNA window TTAGCGTGCCGTTCACATTTAGCCGCCCGCCTCGTCCCTGTTCATGTTGGACCCCTTTGGGGGCGGGCGCGTATTGTGCCGTTCGCAATGGGTGGTCCGTTGGTTCAGCGCGCGTCCGTGACCGGTAATCGACATAACTCCGGCGGCAAGATCGGCACCGCCCCGTCTTGCGAGCAGACGTAGCCGGCTACGCGACACGCGTGTTCTGCGATCGCCCTCAGATCGCAATCCGCCAACAGGCCCATCGTTACCGTCGCGGCGAATGCATCGCCCGCACCGACGGTATCGCGGACCTGTACCGGTTCCGCCTGAACCGAGACCGTCTGGGATCGATCCTTCAGGGTCGCGCCGCGGCCGCCAAGCGTCAGAACCGCCAATTGCAGATCAAATCGCTCAATCAGTTGTTCCAGTTGTGCCGCATCCGATGCTTCGTCCAGATTGAACAAGCGCGCCAGCACCAGCAACTCTTCGTCGCTCAACTTCAGCACGTTGCACCGCCGCAGCGACTGTTCAATCACGGATCGATCGTAAAAGTCCTGGCGCAGGTTCACATCGAACACACGCCGACAATTCGGCCGGGTGGCATCCAGGAACCGCTGGATCGTGCGGCGCGACTCTTCTTCGCGCTGCGCCAGGGTGCCGAAGCAGACGGCCTCCGCACGCGGCGCCAGATCCGCCGTCGCCTCCGTCCAGGGAATATAATCCCAGGCCACATGCCGGTGGATCGTGAAGTGCGGAGAGCCGTGGCCATCGAGTCGGACCTGAACGGACCCGGTGGGCGCCTGCGGAATACGGGCGACGGTGTCGATCCGCACACCATGGGCCACAAGATGGTCCAACGCGCGGTCGCCCAGCGGATCCTGCCCGACGCCGCTGACCACCCACGCTTGCGCGCCCAGGGCGGCGGCGTGCGAGGCAAAGTTGGCCGGCGCGCCGCCGAATCGCGCCTCGTCGTCAAACACGTCCCACAACACTTCGCCGAGACCGACGACAATCGGCGCGATGGGCGGCCGGTTCGAAAACGTTTTCGGCATCAGGCAATCCCTAATTTCTTCTGAATCTC harbors:
- a CDS encoding carbohydrate kinase translates to MPKTFSNRPPIAPIVVGLGEVLWDVFDDEARFGGAPANFASHAAALGAQAWVVSGVGQDPLGDRALDHLVAHGVRIDTVARIPQAPTGSVQVRLDGHGSPHFTIHRHVAWDYIPWTEATADLAPRAEAVCFGTLAQREEESRRTIQRFLDATRPNCRRVFDVNLRQDFYDRSVIEQSLRRCNVLKLSDEELLVLARLFNLDEASDAAQLEQLIERFDLQLAVLTLGGRGATLKDRSQTVSVQAEPVQVRDTVGAGDAFAATVTMGLLADCDLRAIAEHACRVAGYVCSQDGAVPILPPELCRLPVTDAR